TCTAGAATTTCAAAACCTACAGGATTCAAATAAACCAAGATCAGAACACATCTAATTAACAGGACACAAGTAGTCAATAACAAGTTTCCAATTTTATGTTAATCTTCATTCCAAGAGAGCACGTCAATGCATATAAAACGAGACTTTATTTCCTTTGTCCTGGATGATTTCTATACAGATTAGAGAGCACATAGTGTCTTTTGAAGGAATACATTTATTCAGAAATCTATACTTTCCATGAAACATCACAAAACCTTGGCTACACTGATAAATTAGTATACTGGTTCACACTACATAAGGAATCcaaataataaagaaaataacagTAACCAACCTGCAAAAAATTTCAGCTCTTATTTATATTCAAAAGTAGGTGGGCTAGGAGCATCAAAGCTCTCTAAAACCTGTGTCTTGCTACCACTGTTTGTCGCTGTCTCCTCCTTTTTTCCACCGCCAAAAAGCCCTCCAAACCAGGAACTTGAGGAAGAAGAGGACGGTGCTGAAGATTCAGCCATCATGCCATCAATACTTACTGGAGCTTGACCAGGAAGCTGCCCCATTGGTTGACCAGGCAGCTGCCCGGCTGGATACCCAGGCACACCAGGGGCATTAGGTAGTGGCTCATCCATGGGCGGGAAATTCTGGGGAGCACTCATGACTTTATTCAACATAATTCCAGCTCCCTCTATCAACGCAAGTAAAACTCCACCAAACATTGCTGATCTAGAAGCAGCAACTAATCCCTGCCGCATCTGAAGAAAgccaccagttgctgcaccagcAATGATTGAGTTCCACGGATCTTCTTTCTGACGGAGATAAACCATTGTACAATCAAACGTGGAGAACAGTCCACCCCACACAGCAAAACTACCACCAATACGAGGTGCATTCATGCGCACTGCCTGTGTACCACCAACCAAGCGCTCACCTTTTGGTGAGTTGTATGTGCCTTTTATGAAGTGGAAGGCCGCACCTCCAACAGCACCCATACCAAATGCTCCGCCAACATCATCAAGTATGCGGTCAGGGCAAGGTTCACGAGAGGTCTCTGGTGTTCCCATTGTTAAAGCGGTCGATCCCTAACTGGGAGGAAAAAGGTTAAAGGGGATGACACCAACCGCGCACACTTGCTTTTACTTTCCAAGTAAGTGATTGGTTTGATATATTAACATTAAAATTCAAAGATTTCACCTGCATAAAAACAGTTCTCACCAAGCTACTACAacagtgggttgctctagtggtaagcaccctccacttccaaccaagaggttgtgagttcgagtcaccccaagagcaaggtggggagttcttggagggaaggagccgagggtctatcggaaacagtctctctaccccagggtaggggtaaggtctgcgtacacactaccctccccagacccaactagtggattatactgggttgttgttgttgttgtcgtcatcaaactactacaacaacaacaacaacaacccagtagaatcccactagtggggtctaggaagggtagagtgtacgcagaccttacccctaccccggagaaatagagaggttgtttccgggagaccctcggctcagagacAATAGATCAGTAACAGTAACAAAAACCAGAAAAATAGTATCAGCATCGCAAAAGACAACAAATAAATGGAaaggccaaaaaaaaaaaaagtgtgaAACACAACAAAAACCGCTAGCAGTCCTAGACAAAACACTATCAGACTAACCGGCACAACGAGGAGAAACGCTCGACTAccccctaacctacaaccctaatgctcgacctgcACACCTccatatcaagggtcatgtcctcgaaaatatGAAGTCgcgtcatgtcctgcctaatcacctcgccctaatacttcttaggccgccctctacctcttctcgtacatgccaaagccaaccgctcacacctcctaaccgaaGCATCTAGGCTCttcctccgcacgtgcccgaaccatctaagcctcacttcccgcatcttgtcatctaagggagccacgcccaccctctcccgaatatcctcattcttaatcttatccatcctattGTGCcaacacatccatctcaacatcttcatttctgctactttcttCTTTTGGATATGTGAAATCTTgattggccaacactcagccccatacaacatggtcggtctaaccaccgctctatagaacttacctttaagttttggtggcacattcttatcacacaggactccagacactaacctccatttcatccaccccacccagATACTGAGTCAACCCTCACTTCCACATCCGCTTCCCCCGACAcgtcgctgaacttacactccaaatatttcgtcttggtcctactcaacttgaaacctttataCTTCAGGGCCTGCCTCCATACCTCCAGTCTCTCGTTAACGCCATCTCACGTCTCATCAATCAGATAATATATCATCAGCGAACAGCATAcgccatggcacctccccttgaatatggtgtgtcagaTTGTCAATGCGTCCATCGCCAACGaaaataagaacgggctgagcaTATATCCTTGGTGTAGCCCATAACCACCGGAAAAGGCTCTGAGTCACCTCCCACAGTCCTAACCCGAGTCACCTCTCATCAAGCTGTGCCATCATTTTGAGAAACACCCCTTCCACGGGCTGTTAAGTGAAAATCACACTGAACACTGAAAACAACAGTATTCCATTACCACGAACACAAACTTTGCAACGAACACTTATACCAAGAACAGTTGTTTTTTCTTATAGCTCTCGAAGTCATAACAAAGCTTAAGTAACAAAGTAAACTCCGTTTtatatataaaaaggttgataaCTTCTTTCACAGCTACTTATCCACTCGCCCATTTCTTTATAAGCGAAAGCATTATTCTTCATAAAGATTAAACTATACGTTTCGTGCAAACAATTATCGACACGACGGATAAAACTAGGACCGGATATCTTAACAACTTTAGATCACTCTTGGAAAGGATATCTTAACAACAGAAAATATTTCAGCGAGCTAAACAAGCCAAGCTATAAACTTTTTTTTATAACCGAAAAATCACCGAGGGCCAATGGTGCACAGGCTTTTGTCTGAGGTAGAGTTTGAACACCCAAGCTATAaactttaataaataaataattaaacccTCCTTCAACAAAGCTAGAAAACACACAAACCCAAAATTACCAGAAAACAACAACTTGCGCTACAAAAGCTGAAATCtttaattaatcaatcaatcaactacacCTCAATTCCGAATTAGTTGGGTCAGCTATACAAATACTCCGTATCACTTCTTCGTTACCTGGGTCTAGATTCTAGAACTGACTATATTTGCGAAACTCACTTAAACAGTGAAAAAAGTTGAGATCTTGAAGTTTAAaagccttttttttttaaaatcaacaAAACATCTGAGATTAAACACTGTAAGCAAAAGTGTTGCAGAACAGGAAAGTTAgttaaaagaaaaagattttaCCTGAGAGAGACGTCGAAAGGAGACAGTGACACCGACCCAGGTGTGAGAGACGCAGAAAAATTGAAGAAGCTGAAAAACCTAGAATAACTAGAAAAGGGGTGCTTCTTGTGTCAAGAATTTCATGGAAAGTACCCGATAATTCGGTTTAAAAAAAAACACAATGACTAACATTTTTTTCACTAATAACCAAAATTTCGTCAGTTTTGATTGAATATCCAACTGAACAAAAATGTGATCTATTTTACAATAAAGTTACATAAATATCCCGAATAAGTctcaacttaccaacctctagtcATTAATCATACACTTACCAAAATTAgtcaagcacatataaaaattaaaaaaccaaataaataaggttctttctctcaaaTAATCACATGCAAAAATCTCCTTCTATATTTTTAAACGTGATTAgccaacattagatgcaagacggaaagaaaatttcatggatgaagtaacaaataaggtgatgaaatacaaaaaaaaaagtaaaatattccaaaaatctaagcgaAAAAGGaactttttcaatgggtatagttGAAATTCATTCAAAACATATAGATTAGTCAATATACATAATTTGAGGAaaattggaggtgatttgaactggttttgtatcaaaattcgtaattaaatagagttcaaaaaattcttccgTGACACAtatatcacgcatgtatctcacacacaggtatacatgtgatacacaattgatacaaatatgatacatatgcgatacacaaatgatacacaatatgatacacatatcattttttcATGTTCAATTTTTACTTctaaaccacctcaaaacttcaccaaatcatcccaaaactgagattcaagctccttaagatgtacccaatctattctaataacactcactcaaaagaaagtaaaaatgtgatgacccaaagtgtcatctttaaatttaataagtaattctgtgttctaagacctcgaaaagcactatttatcattcctcgacttgcatgcgcagtccgtacaatttttcggaaagtttttatgtgaaaaatggatttaaatgtgaaatagagctttaaaactcaactgagttgactttggttaatattttgagcaaacggactcggatcagtattttgacaatttcggtaggttcgtatcgtgatttaagacttgggcgtatgcccgaaatcgaattccgaggtccctaacccgagatatgtaattttgatgaaaaattaaaaagtttgaaagcttaatgatttttaagaatttactaatattgaatttattgacatcgagtccgtattttggttccggagcccggtataggtccactataatatatatgacttgtctgcctaatttggtgagaaacggagttgatttgacgtgattcggacgcccggttgcgaaaatataagttttaaagttttcttgaattttttttttgatttggtgctcgattcgtagttctaggtgttattttggcgatttgatcgcgcgagcaagttcgtatgatgttttaagacctgggtgcatatttggtttggagccccgagggctcgggtgagtttcgaatggttaacggattgaattttggacttggaactctgctcgAAAATTTTCCGATGCACTGTctcgtttccttcttcgcgttagcGATAGaggaatcgcgttcgcgaagaggaacttaaGGCAAGTGAAGTTTACTTCGCGAAGagggggccgcgttcgcgaagggtaaagtgcAGTGTTCATCGCAGACGCGTGgaagcgttcgcgttcgcgtagaatgcGAGGCCTAGCCGGGGACCAAGAGTtaaagcttcgcgtttgcgaaggtatatcgcgttcgcgaaggccaaatttggcaaggcttcgcgttcgcaagattgccttcgcgttcgcgaagagcaaagttttggcagcacaaaaatgtgcttcgcgaatgcgagggtactatcacgttcgcgaaggataaaaatctgaaaatcagAACTTAAGTTCGGGTAATCTttccaccattttcgattttgagctcgggtaagacgatttttgggcgtttttcacggaaaaacattggggtaagtgttccttatcctatattgattatatttcataattctatactcatttacatcatgaatccgtgaatttatgaaagaaaaatcaaatttttataaaatattccaaaaatgtaaaatgaggatttgaaagtcaatccgatgtcggaattcgataatttttgcatggttgaactcgtctcggaatgggtgttcagattttgtaagttttttcgagattcgagacgtgagccccactgtcaatttttaaagtgaatttcgaattttatccgaaaaattagtaaattcatatggaattaattcctatgattcatattgagtatatcgaattttttgtgaatatatttgaaacttttggagaaaaatttaaaaggaaaagttgtggtcgagtaattgattgaaattacaaagcgaggtaagtgtcgtggttaaccttgacttgagggaacaGAGCccctgaattatttgctatgtgaatttcatgtgcaacgatgtataggcaaggtgacgagtgcctatactttgtcaatttaattggttgcttaattatttaaacatattaaattattttaagacacgaattaatttttataataattgtttctctcatattctttgtcaactattaattcttgaatttctataataattgttacatgcttatttgatttatgtgtcttaattgctacttgacatttagcatattaaatattaaactgcctattttcttcctgattttcataataaattgctatttgtcattgtttgtttcttaattaaatcataattattgtatgcttgttgtcttataatttcatattaattgttgcacttattggggcaatttattctataagaattgacaaatggatatattggaggagcgggttgcacgccgcaacagaattgattgaaatgaatatattgggggatcgggttgcacgccgcaacagacttattaaaagtccatattgggggatcgggttgcacgccgcaacagacttgattaaaataaatatattggaggagcgggttgcacgccgcaacagaagtgaatatgaatatattgtgggagcgggttgcacgctgcaacggaaattgattgaaataataattggttatgactgctaagttggcttcaactattaaaatgagttacctgatttatttttattattgtagttattat
This region of Nicotiana tomentosiformis chromosome 4, ASM39032v3, whole genome shotgun sequence genomic DNA includes:
- the LOC104119299 gene encoding mitochondrial import inner membrane translocase subunit TIM17-2-like — protein: MGTPETSREPCPDRILDDVGGAFGMGAVGGAAFHFIKGTYNSPKGERLVGGTQAVRMNAPRIGGSFAVWGGLFSTFDCTMVYLRQKEDPWNSIIAGAATGGFLQMRQGLVAASRSAMFGGVLLALIEGAGIMLNKVMSAPQNFPPMDEPLPNAPGVPGYPAGQLPGQPMGQLPGQAPVSIDGMMAESSAPSSSSSSSWFGGLFGGGKKEETATNSGSKTQVLESFDAPSPPTFEYK